The Pedococcus dokdonensis region CCGCACCGTGTGCACCTCGTCCCAGCCCTCACCGGGCACGGCCTCGACAGCTCGCGCGAAGGCAGCCACCTGCTGACCGAGGACCCGGGCCGGCACAGGTCGGTCACGGGTGGCGTTGCGCTGGCGACACAGCGCCTCGGGCGTCTCGAAGAGGACTGCCACGCAAGGCAACCCGGCCGCCCGCCCCTGTTCGCGGAGCCGGTCGCGGAGGTCGGGGTCGAGGCCGAGGGTGTCGACCACCACGGTCAGCCCGCGGCGGACCCGACCGGTGACGATCTGGTGCAGCAGCGCGAAGGCGTCAGCCGAGGCGTCGAGGTCGTTCTCGCCGCTGCCCACCACGGCTCGCAGGGCGTCGGACGACACCACCTCCTGCTGGCGGTAACGGGCAGCCGCCCAGGTCGACTTGCCCGACCCGCTCGGCCCCACCAGCACGACGAGGGCCCGGTCCGGTGGTGGTGCGGCAGTGCTCAGCTCTCGGCCCTCGGCGCGTGGCTGACGAGTCCGACGAGGTTGTCCTCGCTGTCCCGGATGAACGCCATCCACTCGTCATGGCCGGCCGGTCCGAGGGTGTCGTCGGTGTGGCTGAAGATGATGTGCGGCTCCGACTCGATGACCACGCCGTCTGCGCGCAGCTCCTCGACCCGGCCCGGGACGTCGTCGACCTTGAGGTAGAGCAGCGCAGAGCTGGCGCCCCCCTCGAGCAGCAGCCGGGTGCCGTCACCCAGGCCGAAGAACAGCAGACCGGGCGGGTCGAACCGGGCCAGCGGCGGCGTCCCGAGGAGGCGTTCGTAGAAAGCCGCCGCGCGGTCGAGGTCCTGCGCGAACTGGGCCACCTGGGCCAGCCCCGTGCCAGTGGTCATCGCCACCTCCTGGCGCCGAATCTACTGCTCGCGAGGGCCTCGACGCTGCACGATGGCGGCTGCGACTTCGCCGGGATGGGTCTCCGGGAGCCAGTGGCCCGCGTCGAGCTCGGTGAACGTGTAGTCGGCGGCCACGTGGTCCCGGGTCCGCGTGGCTGCGGCCCGGCCGAGCGCCGGGTCGTCGCGGCCCCACACGTACGTCGTGGGGGTCGAGATCCGGAGGGCCGTACCCCGCCCAGATCTGTTGCGTCGCAACGGGATAGCGCGATACCAGGCCAGGCTGGCGCGGGCCGCACCGGGCTCGCGGAAGCGGGCGGCATACCGCTGCACGTCCTGCTCCGGCAGGCCCGAGTCGCGCAGCGCCTTCGGGAGGCGTCGCCGGAGCACGAGCTCGGGCAGGGTGGGGACCTGGAAGGCGGCGATGTACCAGCTGCGGCGGGCCTGGTCCGCATGCCGCATCGCCCACGCGAGGGCGCGGTGGTGCGGGGTCGAGAGGACGGTCAGGCTGCGCAGCCGCTCGGGGTGCCGCTCGGCGAAGGCCCACGCGACCGACCCGCCCCAGTCATGGCCCGCCAGGTGCACCCGAGGCGCGTCGAGTGCGTCGAGGAGCGCCAGGACGTCGCCCACCAGCTCCTCCATCCGGTAGGCCCCCCGTGCCCTGGGCCTGGCCCGCGGCGAGTAGCCGCGCTGGTCGAAGGCCACGACCCGCAGGCCGGCGTCGGCGAGCAGGGGGGTGACCTGTGCCCAGGTGTGCCGGTCCTGGGGCCAGCCGTGCAGCAGCACGGCGATCTCGTCACCCACCCCGGTGTCGCTGACGTCGAAGACCAGGTCGCCCCGCCCGAACTCCTCCACGGAGTGAACCTATCCGTCCTCCAGCGGGCCGCCCGTCCGGGGCACCGGCTGCCCCCCGAGCTCGAGGGGGCGCGGGTGCGGGACAATGGGGCGTGACCAGGCCCGCCCCCCAGTTCCCCCTCGGTGGCCGGCGGGCGTGGGTCGTGTATGCCGCGTCCGTGTCCGTCTACGTGCTGGCGGTCTTCCACCGCAGCTCGCTCGGCGTCGCCGGGCTGCTGGCGAGCGAGCGGTTCGACATCGCCGCGACCCAGCTGAGTGTCTTCACGATGGTGCAGCTGCTCGTCTACGCGGCGATGCAGATCCCGGTCGGGGCGCTGCTCGACCGGTTCGGCTCGAAACGGCTGCTCCTGAGCGGTGTCACGCTGATGACGCTGGCCCAGCTGGGGTTCGCGTACGCCGACTCGTTCGCGCTGGGGATCGTCGCCCGGGTCTTCGTGGGCATCGGTGACGCGATGATCTTCATCCCGCTCCTGCGGATCGTCGCGCTGTGGTTCCCACCGCTGCGGATCCCGATGGTCTCCCAGATCACCGGCCTGCTCGGCCAGCTCGGCGCACTCGTCGCCGCCACCCCGCTGGTCTACGCATTGCACACCTGGGGCTGGACGCCGTCGTACCGCCTCGCTGCTCTGTTCGGGGCGGTGCTCGGGGTGATCGTCCTGGTGGTCGTCCGCGACTCCCCGAACCCCGACCACGAGCTCGACCAGATCAAGATCCGTGCCCTGGCCCGGAGCGTGCGCGCGGCCTGGCGCACGCCCGGCACCCGCCTCGGACTGTGGTCGCACTTCTCCGCCCAGTTCGGCGCGACCGTGTTCGCGCTCCTGTGGGGCTATCCGTTCCTCGTTGCAGGACAAGGGCTCTCGCCGTCGACAGCCGGCACGCTCCTCATGCTGATGACCGTCACGACGGTCGTGTCGAGCCCGTTGATCGGCGGCTTCGTCACCAAGTACCCGTTCTCACGGTCGACGCTCATCCTCGGCATCGTCTTCGCCATCATGACCGTCTGGGCCGTCGTCCTGCTGTGGCCCGGCCGGGCGCCGCTGCCGCTGCTCGTGGCACTGGTCGTGGTCACCGCAGTCGGGGGCCCGGGCTCACTCGTGGGGTTCGACCTGGCTCGCACCTTCAACCCCCCGACCCGCCTCGGGAGCGCCACGGGCATCGTCAACGTCGGGGGCTTCCTGGCGTCGCTGTCGACCGTGACCCTGATCGGCATCATCCTCGACCGGGTCGCCCCGGGTGGTCCGACCACCTACGACGTCGACACCTTCCGGGCCGCGATGTCGGTGCAGTACCTCGTCTGGGGGGCCGGTGTGGTGCAGATCCTGCGCTACCGCCGCAAGACGCGGCGAGGGCTGCGCGAGAGCGATCCCGAGGCCTATGCCGCGCTGCGCTCGGGAGAGTCGATCACCCCCTGACGACGCGACCCGGTCGGCCGGGTCGGAGGGTGGGTGGCACCCCGGGTGAATTCGAGCGTTTTCGACCGGGTTGCAGGCTGGGGTCGCACCGGGCGCAAACCGCCTGTGAGGGCCTCTCACCTGCGAAAACGGCGATTTTGTTATCGATTCGAGACCATTTCTGGACACCTGATCGAAGCAGTGGCATGGCCTGCTGAAAAACATTCGTGTAACTCGCTGAATCACAGCCATGTCATTTCGCGAATTGGCTGTAATGCGTGGGATTTGTGTGACGAAAGTGTTCCGAGTGAAAAGGCGCCCTTAGTCTCGTCCGGCTGTCACAGTTCGCCGGTTCCACCTGACTCGAGAGGCATCCCCCCGTGCCGAAGGCCCTTCCCACTCGTCGCGCTCTGCGCACGGGCGCGACGCTGTCGATGGTCGGCGTCCTCGCGGTGTCGATGGCCCTCTCCGCAGCGGCCGACCAGAAGCCGGTGTACCCGTCGAAGTCTCAGGTCGCCAGGGCGAAGACGGCCGTGACGACGACGAGCAGCGAGATCGCGAGCCTCGACGCGCAGTACGTGTCGGCCAGTGCGCGTCTCGCGCAGGTCCAGGACCGTGCGGCCGCCGCCGCGGAGGCCTACAACGGCGCCCGCTACGAGCTCGACAAGCGGTCCGCGGAGACCGTCGCGGCGAAGCAGCGCGCGGCCCGGGCCCAGGACATCGCGGATGCCGCCGGGCTCCAGGTCCGCCGCTACGCCGCCAGCGTCTACCAGCAGGGCGGCAACCTCGGCGAGCTGGACGCCTACCTGTCGAGCACGGGACCGCAGGACCTGATGGACCGCGCCACCGCACTCGAGGCGGTCAGCGACGCGCGCACGCAGAGCCTGCAGAAGGCCGGCGCAGCCTCGATCGTGGCCGACACCATGCGCAAGCAGGCGGCCCAGGCCGAGGCCGCGCAGCTCAAGGCCGCGCAGGTCGCCCAGGCGGCCAGGAACGCCGCCCAGGCGCAGGCCGACCAGGCCAAGGCCGCCGCGGCCCAGATCCAGCAGCAGCAGAGCGCGCTCACGACCCGGCTGGCCAGCCTGCGCAAGACCTCGGTCAAGCTCGAGAAGCAGCGTCAGGACGGACTCGCTGCTGCCGCGGCGGCCCGCGCTGCCGCTGCCGAGGCGGCCCGCCAGGCCCAGCTCGCCGCCGAACGCGCCCAGGCCGCCCGCACCGCGGCCGCGAAGAAGGCCGCGCGGGAAGCGGCCGCCGAAGCCGCCCGCCAGAAGGCCGCCGCCGAGGCTGCCGAGGCCGCCGCTGCCGCCAACCACCCCCGCCCGCGCCCCCAGCCCACCGAGCCGCCACCCCCGCCCCCGTCGACCAACGGTGGAGTCTCGGCCGTGCTTGCCTACGCGCGGGCCCAGCTGGGCAAGCCCTACCAGTGGGGCGGCGACGGCCCGGACACCTTCGACTGCTCCGGTCTGACCATGCGCGCCTGGCAGCGCGCCGGGGTCAACCTGTCGCACTACACCGGCGCACAGTGGGGCGAGACCGCCCGGGTGGC contains the following coding sequences:
- a CDS encoding VOC family protein gives rise to the protein MTTGTGLAQVAQFAQDLDRAAAFYERLLGTPPLARFDPPGLLFFGLGDGTRLLLEGGASSALLYLKVDDVPGRVEELRADGVVIESEPHIIFSHTDDTLGPAGHDEWMAFIRDSEDNLVGLVSHAPRAES
- a CDS encoding alpha/beta fold hydrolase is translated as MEEFGRGDLVFDVSDTGVGDEIAVLLHGWPQDRHTWAQVTPLLADAGLRVVAFDQRGYSPRARPRARGAYRMEELVGDVLALLDALDAPRVHLAGHDWGGSVAWAFAERHPERLRSLTVLSTPHHRALAWAMRHADQARRSWYIAAFQVPTLPELVLRRRLPKALRDSGLPEQDVQRYAARFREPGAARASLAWYRAIPLRRNRSGRGTALRISTPTTYVWGRDDPALGRAAATRTRDHVAADYTFTELDAGHWLPETHPGEVAAAIVQRRGPREQ
- a CDS encoding MFS transporter, with the translated sequence MTRPAPQFPLGGRRAWVVYAASVSVYVLAVFHRSSLGVAGLLASERFDIAATQLSVFTMVQLLVYAAMQIPVGALLDRFGSKRLLLSGVTLMTLAQLGFAYADSFALGIVARVFVGIGDAMIFIPLLRIVALWFPPLRIPMVSQITGLLGQLGALVAATPLVYALHTWGWTPSYRLAALFGAVLGVIVLVVVRDSPNPDHELDQIKIRALARSVRAAWRTPGTRLGLWSHFSAQFGATVFALLWGYPFLVAGQGLSPSTAGTLLMLMTVTTVVSSPLIGGFVTKYPFSRSTLILGIVFAIMTVWAVVLLWPGRAPLPLLVALVVVTAVGGPGSLVGFDLARTFNPPTRLGSATGIVNVGGFLASLSTVTLIGIILDRVAPGGPTTYDVDTFRAAMSVQYLVWGAGVVQILRYRRKTRRGLRESDPEAYAALRSGESITP
- a CDS encoding C40 family peptidase, encoding MPKALPTRRALRTGATLSMVGVLAVSMALSAAADQKPVYPSKSQVARAKTAVTTTSSEIASLDAQYVSASARLAQVQDRAAAAAEAYNGARYELDKRSAETVAAKQRAARAQDIADAAGLQVRRYAASVYQQGGNLGELDAYLSSTGPQDLMDRATALEAVSDARTQSLQKAGAASIVADTMRKQAAQAEAAQLKAAQVAQAARNAAQAQADQAKAAAAQIQQQQSALTTRLASLRKTSVKLEKQRQDGLAAAAAARAAAAEAARQAQLAAERAQAARTAAAKKAAREAAAEAARQKAAAEAAEAAAAANHPRPRPQPTEPPPPPPSTNGGVSAVLAYARAQLGKPYQWGGDGPDTFDCSGLTMRAWQRAGVNLSHYTGAQWGETARVAISDLRAGDLVFFGSSGANSHHVGLYVGGGQMIEAPYTGANVRYASIYRSDLVPYGGRP